Proteins from a genomic interval of Desulfovibrio piger:
- the alaS gene encoding alanine--tRNA ligase, translating to MLTAKEIRRRYLEFFARNGHDILPSGPLIPPNDPTLLFTNAGMVQFKKFFLGEEVRDVPRVTTSQKCLRVSGKHNDLENVGRTARHHTFFEMLGNFSFGDYFKREAITWAWKFVTEELELPKERLWVTVFREDDEAAAIWQEVAGLPAERIVRMGEKDNFWTMGDTGPCGPCSEIYIDQGEDMACGPDCGIGKCDCDRFLEIWNLVFTQFDQHADGTRDRLARPNIDTGMGLERIAAVCQGKRSNFDCDLFQDIIQYAAELAGVKYSFSAPDTNDVDTALRVIADHARAAAFLIADGTLPSNESRGYVLRRLIRRALRFATLMGVHEPFLYKVARKVTEIMGEDYPELTEHADFIARAVHEEEQRFSLTLGKGLALLEDQLAELEKAGDKVIPGEFCFKLSDTYGFPLDIITDVSEKRGFSVDVAGFEAHMAEQRRRARESQKKSGLLGQDGSGSSLFQQLADDGLQSVFTGYSGLNGQGRIVALLDESGLSVEELPAGQKGYVVTNQTPFYGESGGQAGDTGRMEGPDGAARVLDTQKPAPTLIVHNIEVEQGLLRIDQEVALSVEEDARMATARNHSCTHLLHAALRSVLGTHVKQAGSLVNSQRLRFDFSHIAALTPEELAAVERQVNRAIMADYPVCTKEMKHDEAVASGAMALFNEKYGDTVRVVSMGDDAHTESVELCGGTHLSHTGQAGSFLIVSESGVAAGVRRIEAVTGWNAYDLAVAQRAELHDLSALLKAKPGQLAERVQALHSDVKKLRKASEKAAASPATGADLVQKATEVNGVKLLTAKLDGVPVKALRDIMDDVRSRIPSGVACLATVEGEKVGLLLYVSKDLHGRFTAPALIKDVAAPCGGSGGGRPDLAQAGGTKADGVEAAFDVLRAKIAG from the coding sequence ATGCTCACCGCCAAAGAGATTCGTCGCCGTTATCTGGAATTCTTCGCCCGCAACGGGCATGACATCCTGCCCTCCGGGCCCCTGATCCCGCCCAACGACCCCACCCTGCTCTTCACCAACGCGGGCATGGTGCAGTTCAAGAAGTTCTTCCTGGGCGAAGAAGTGCGCGACGTGCCGCGCGTGACCACCTCGCAGAAGTGCCTGCGCGTGTCCGGCAAGCACAACGACCTCGAAAACGTGGGCCGCACCGCGCGCCATCACACCTTCTTCGAGATGCTGGGCAACTTCTCCTTTGGCGATTACTTCAAGCGCGAGGCCATCACCTGGGCCTGGAAGTTCGTGACCGAAGAACTGGAACTGCCCAAGGAGCGCCTGTGGGTGACCGTCTTCCGCGAGGACGACGAAGCCGCCGCCATCTGGCAGGAAGTGGCCGGTCTGCCCGCCGAGCGCATCGTGCGCATGGGCGAGAAGGACAACTTCTGGACCATGGGCGATACCGGCCCCTGCGGCCCCTGTTCCGAGATCTACATCGACCAGGGCGAAGACATGGCCTGCGGCCCGGATTGCGGCATCGGCAAGTGCGACTGCGACCGCTTCCTGGAGATCTGGAACCTGGTCTTCACCCAGTTCGACCAGCACGCCGACGGCACCCGTGACCGTCTGGCCCGTCCCAACATCGATACCGGCATGGGCCTGGAACGCATCGCCGCCGTCTGCCAGGGCAAGCGCTCCAACTTCGACTGCGACCTGTTCCAGGACATCATCCAGTACGCCGCCGAGCTGGCCGGCGTGAAGTACAGCTTCAGCGCGCCCGACACCAATGACGTGGACACGGCCCTGCGCGTCATCGCCGACCACGCCCGCGCCGCCGCCTTCCTCATCGCCGACGGCACCCTGCCCTCCAACGAGAGCCGCGGCTACGTGCTGCGCCGCCTCATCCGCCGCGCCCTGCGCTTCGCCACGCTCATGGGCGTGCACGAGCCCTTCCTGTACAAGGTGGCCCGCAAGGTCACCGAGATCATGGGCGAGGACTACCCCGAACTGACCGAACACGCCGATTTCATCGCCCGCGCCGTGCATGAGGAAGAACAGCGCTTCTCCCTCACCCTGGGCAAGGGCCTGGCCCTGCTGGAAGACCAGCTGGCCGAACTGGAAAAGGCCGGCGACAAGGTCATCCCCGGCGAGTTCTGCTTCAAGCTGTCCGACACCTACGGCTTCCCGCTGGACATCATCACCGACGTGTCCGAAAAGCGCGGCTTCAGCGTGGACGTGGCCGGCTTCGAGGCCCACATGGCCGAACAGCGCCGCCGCGCCCGCGAGAGCCAGAAGAAGTCCGGCCTGCTGGGCCAGGACGGCAGCGGCTCCTCGCTGTTCCAGCAGCTGGCCGACGACGGCCTGCAGAGCGTCTTCACCGGCTACAGCGGCCTGAACGGCCAGGGCCGCATCGTGGCCCTGCTGGACGAGAGCGGCCTGAGCGTGGAAGAACTGCCCGCCGGCCAGAAGGGCTATGTGGTCACCAACCAGACCCCCTTCTACGGCGAGTCCGGCGGCCAGGCCGGTGATACCGGCCGCATGGAAGGCCCCGACGGCGCCGCCCGCGTGCTGGATACCCAGAAGCCCGCGCCCACCCTCATCGTCCACAACATCGAAGTGGAACAGGGCCTGCTGCGCATCGACCAGGAAGTGGCCCTGAGCGTGGAAGAAGACGCCCGCATGGCCACGGCCCGCAACCACAGCTGCACCCACCTGCTGCACGCCGCCCTGCGCTCCGTGCTGGGCACCCATGTGAAGCAGGCCGGTTCGCTGGTCAACAGCCAGCGCCTGCGCTTCGACTTCTCCCACATCGCGGCCCTGACCCCCGAGGAGCTGGCCGCCGTGGAACGCCAGGTCAACCGCGCCATCATGGCCGACTACCCTGTCTGCACCAAGGAAATGAAGCATGACGAGGCCGTGGCCAGCGGCGCCATGGCCCTGTTCAACGAAAAATACGGCGACACCGTGCGCGTGGTCAGCATGGGCGACGACGCCCATACCGAATCCGTGGAACTGTGCGGCGGCACCCACCTGAGCCACACCGGCCAGGCGGGCAGCTTCCTCATCGTGTCCGAGAGCGGCGTGGCCGCCGGCGTGCGCCGCATCGAGGCCGTCACCGGCTGGAACGCCTATGACCTGGCCGTGGCCCAGCGTGCCGAACTGCACGACCTTTCGGCCCTGCTCAAGGCCAAGCCCGGCCAGCTGGCCGAACGCGTGCAGGCCCTGCACAGCGATGTGAAGAAACTGCGCAAGGCCTCCGAAAAGGCGGCCGCCAGCCCGGCCACCGGCGCCGACCTGGTGCAGAAGGCCACCGAGGTCAACGGCGTGAAGCTGCTCACCGCCAAGCTGGACGGCGTGCCGGTCAAGGCCCTGCGCGACATCATGGACGACGTGCGCTCCCGCATCCCCTCCGGCGTGGCCTGCCTGGCCACGGTGGAAGGCGAGAAGGTGGGCCTGCTGCTCTACGTCTCCAAGGACCTGCACGGCCGCTTCACCGCGCCCGCCCTCATCAAGGACGTGGCCGCGCCTTGCGGCGGCTCCGGCGGCGGTCGTCCCGACCTGGCCCAGGCCGGCGGCACCAAGGCCGACGGCGTGGAAGCCGCGTTCGACGTGCTGCGCGCCAAGATCGCCGGCTAA
- the ahbC gene encoding 12,18-didecarboxysiroheme deacetylase has protein sequence MIGISKLYCGQVEPSDALRYGRESGNLPSHLLQFSKDKKPVVVWNMTKRCNLKCVHCYAQAVPVDGADDISTEQAKTMIDDLAAYGAPVMLFSGGEPLVRKDLVELASHATSKGMRAVISTNGTLITKEKARELKGVGLSYVGISLDGMEEVHDRFRGVPGAFRKALEGVANCQAEGLKVGLRFTINKRNVGEIPGIFRLLADLEVPRACFYHLVYSGRGSELIKEDLDHAETRQVLDLIMDETRALFDAGKPKEILTVDNHADGPYVWMRMKREDPKRAEEIFELLQYNEGNNSGRGIGCISWDGKVHADQFWRNHTFGNVLERPFSEIWDDPNIELLHKLKDKKAHVGGRCAKCRFLNICGGNFRARAEAYYGDEWAQDPACYLTDEEIGL, from the coding sequence ATGATCGGTATTTCCAAACTGTATTGCGGTCAGGTGGAGCCCTCCGACGCCCTGCGTTACGGCCGTGAATCCGGCAACCTGCCCTCGCACCTGCTCCAGTTCTCCAAGGACAAGAAGCCCGTGGTGGTCTGGAACATGACCAAGCGCTGCAACCTGAAATGCGTGCACTGCTACGCCCAGGCCGTGCCCGTGGACGGCGCCGACGACATCAGCACCGAACAGGCCAAGACCATGATCGACGACCTGGCCGCCTACGGCGCGCCGGTCATGCTCTTCTCGGGCGGCGAGCCCCTGGTGCGCAAGGACCTGGTGGAACTGGCCAGCCATGCCACCTCCAAGGGCATGCGCGCCGTCATCTCCACCAACGGCACCCTCATCACCAAGGAAAAGGCCCGTGAACTCAAGGGCGTGGGCCTCTCCTACGTGGGCATCTCCCTGGACGGCATGGAAGAAGTGCACGACCGTTTCCGCGGCGTGCCCGGTGCCTTCCGCAAGGCCCTGGAAGGCGTGGCCAACTGCCAGGCCGAAGGCCTGAAGGTGGGCCTGCGCTTCACCATCAACAAGCGTAACGTGGGCGAGATCCCCGGCATCTTCCGCCTGCTGGCCGACCTGGAAGTGCCCCGCGCCTGTTTCTACCACCTGGTGTACTCGGGCCGCGGCTCCGAGCTCATCAAGGAAGACCTGGATCACGCCGAGACCCGTCAGGTGCTGGACCTCATCATGGACGAGACCCGCGCCCTGTTCGACGCCGGCAAGCCCAAAGAGATCCTCACCGTGGACAACCACGCCGACGGCCCCTATGTGTGGATGCGCATGAAGCGTGAAGACCCCAAGCGCGCCGAAGAGATCTTCGAGCTCCTGCAGTACAACGAGGGCAACAACTCCGGCCGCGGCATCGGCTGCATCTCCTGGGACGGCAAGGTGCATGCCGACCAGTTCTGGCGCAACCACACCTTCGGCAACGTGCTGGAGCGCCCCTTCTCCGAGATCTGGGACGACCCCAACATCGAGCTGCTGCACAAGCTCAAGGACAAGAAGGCCCATGTGGGCGGCCGCTGTGCCAAGTGCCGCTTCCTGAACATCTGCGGCGGCAACTTCCGCGCCCGCGCCGAAGCCTACTACGGCGACGAATGGGCCCAGGACCCCGCCTGCTACCTCACTGACGAAGAGATCGGCCTGTAG
- a CDS encoding diacylglycerol kinase yields MDARNELKGKRGLVRLLNATRYSLAGYKAAWQDEEAFRQICLLAVIGLPLACWLGRDWTESVLLAVPLVLCLLVELLNSAIENVVDRISLEWHPLAKKAKDMGSAAQFTAQLFLAAVWGGYLLGRLWA; encoded by the coding sequence ATGGATGCTCGCAACGAATTGAAGGGAAAGAGGGGACTGGTCCGCCTGCTGAATGCCACGCGGTATTCCCTGGCCGGCTACAAAGCCGCCTGGCAGGACGAGGAGGCTTTCCGGCAGATATGCCTGCTGGCCGTGATCGGCCTGCCGCTGGCCTGCTGGCTGGGGCGGGACTGGACGGAATCCGTCCTGCTGGCCGTGCCGCTGGTGCTTTGCCTGCTGGTGGAACTGCTCAACAGCGCCATCGAGAACGTGGTGGACCGTATTTCGCTGGAATGGCATCCGCTGGCCAAGAAGGCCAAGGATATGGGGAGCGCCGCCCAATTCACGGCCCAGCTTTTTCTGGCCGCCGTCTGGGGGGGCTATTTGTTAGGTCGTCTGTGGGCTTGA
- the hemB gene encoding porphobilinogen synthase has protein sequence MSQSFHRGRRLRWTPEIRSMVRETPPLLAEDLIMPYFVVETEDQSFRKEIGAMPGQYQLSLTELEKQVEKAVDDGLKSVILFGIPAVKDEKASGAYAEDGIVQEAVRRLKHRWPSLYVITDVCLCEYMSHGHCGILTPGGAVLNDPTLELLAKTAVSHAAAGADMVAPSDMMDGRVAAIRHALDESGLVMVPIMSYAVKYASAFYGPFREAAESAPACGDRKSYQMDPGNAREAIIEALADLDEGADCLIVKPAGPYMDIIRQVRDAVDVPLCAYQVSGEYSMIRAAGLNGWINEEAVMMESLLGMKRAGAKMLITYFTETLLKQRLVR, from the coding sequence ATGTCCCAATCCTTCCATCGCGGCAGACGTTTGCGCTGGACCCCCGAAATCCGCAGCATGGTGCGCGAGACCCCGCCCCTGCTGGCCGAAGACCTCATCATGCCCTACTTTGTGGTGGAGACCGAAGACCAGTCCTTCCGCAAGGAGATCGGCGCCATGCCCGGCCAGTACCAGCTGTCGCTGACCGAGCTGGAAAAGCAGGTGGAAAAGGCCGTGGATGACGGCCTGAAGTCCGTGATCCTCTTCGGCATCCCGGCCGTGAAGGACGAAAAGGCCAGCGGCGCCTATGCCGAAGACGGCATCGTACAGGAAGCCGTGCGTCGCCTCAAGCATCGCTGGCCCTCGCTCTACGTCATCACCGACGTGTGCCTGTGCGAATACATGAGCCACGGCCACTGCGGCATCCTGACCCCCGGCGGTGCGGTGCTCAATGACCCCACCCTGGAACTGCTGGCCAAGACCGCCGTGAGCCATGCCGCCGCCGGTGCCGACATGGTGGCCCCCTCCGACATGATGGACGGCCGCGTGGCCGCCATCCGTCACGCCCTGGACGAATCCGGCCTGGTCATGGTGCCCATCATGTCCTATGCCGTGAAATACGCCTCGGCCTTCTACGGCCCCTTCCGTGAGGCCGCCGAATCCGCCCCGGCCTGCGGCGACCGCAAGAGCTACCAGATGGATCCCGGCAACGCCCGTGAAGCCATCATCGAAGCCCTGGCCGACCTGGACGAAGGCGCCGACTGCCTCATCGTCAAGCCCGCCGGTCCCTACATGGACATCATCCGCCAGGTGCGCGACGCCGTGGACGTGCCCCTGTGCGCCTATCAGGTGAGCGGTGAATACAGCATGATCCGCGCCGCCGGCCTCAACGGCTGGATCAACGAAGAAGCCGTGATGATGGAAAGCCTGCTGGGCATGAAGCGCGCCGGCGCCAAGATGCTCATCACCTACTTCACCGAGACCCTGCTCAAGCAAAGGCTGGTGCGCTGA
- the ahbD gene encoding heme b synthase has product MHDEKHMPGHPGGMGGHPGGHPGAAGAHPGGHPGGAPGHKMVRTLEDGTPACKLIAWEVTRSCNLACKHCRAEAHPEPYPGEFSTEEAKALIDTFPQVGNPIIIFTGGDPMMRPDVYELVAYAHNKGLTCAFSPNGTLITPELARKIKEAGVNRCSISIDGADAASHDEFRGVPGAFEASMRGIEYLKQAGVPFQINTTVTRNNLHSFKDIFNLCERIGAAAWHIFLLVPMGRASGLADQVISAEEYEDVLHWLYDFRKTTSMHLKATCAPHYYRIMRQRAHEEGVAVTPETFGMDAMTRGCLGGTGFCFISHTGQVQPCGYLELNCGNVRETPFPEIWRNSKYFRQFRDQKCYEGKCGVCEFHKVCGGCRARAWSMNGNHMAEEPLCTYQPKRATGAK; this is encoded by the coding sequence ATGCATGACGAGAAGCACATGCCGGGCCATCCCGGCGGCATGGGGGGACACCCCGGCGGCCATCCCGGTGCCGCGGGTGCCCATCCCGGCGGTCATCCCGGGGGCGCGCCCGGCCACAAGATGGTGCGCACCCTTGAGGACGGCACGCCCGCCTGCAAGCTCATCGCCTGGGAAGTGACCCGCTCCTGTAACCTGGCCTGCAAGCACTGCCGCGCCGAGGCCCACCCGGAACCCTATCCGGGCGAGTTCTCCACCGAAGAGGCCAAGGCCCTCATCGACACCTTCCCCCAGGTGGGCAACCCCATCATCATCTTCACCGGCGGCGATCCCATGATGCGCCCCGATGTCTATGAACTGGTGGCCTATGCCCACAACAAGGGGCTGACCTGCGCCTTCTCGCCCAACGGCACCCTGATCACGCCCGAACTGGCCCGCAAGATCAAGGAAGCCGGCGTCAACCGCTGCTCCATCTCCATCGATGGCGCCGACGCCGCCAGCCACGACGAGTTCCGCGGCGTGCCCGGGGCCTTCGAAGCCTCCATGCGCGGCATCGAATACCTCAAGCAGGCCGGAGTGCCCTTCCAGATCAACACCACGGTCACGCGCAACAACCTGCACAGCTTCAAGGACATCTTCAATCTGTGCGAGCGCATCGGCGCGGCCGCCTGGCACATCTTCCTGCTGGTGCCCATGGGCCGGGCCTCCGGCCTGGCCGACCAGGTCATCAGCGCCGAGGAATACGAGGACGTGCTGCACTGGCTCTACGACTTCCGCAAGACCACCAGCATGCACCTCAAGGCCACCTGCGCGCCGCACTACTACCGCATCATGCGCCAGCGCGCCCATGAGGAAGGCGTGGCCGTCACGCCCGAGACCTTCGGCATGGACGCCATGACCCGCGGCTGTCTGGGCGGCACGGGCTTCTGCTTCATCAGCCATACCGGCCAGGTGCAGCCCTGCGGCTATCTGGAACTGAACTGCGGCAATGTGCGCGAGACGCCCTTCCCCGAGATCTGGCGCAACAGCAAGTACTTCCGCCAGTTCCGCGACCAGAAGTGCTACGAAGGCAAGTGCGGCGTGTGCGAGTTCCACAAGGTCTGTGGCGGCTGTCGCGCCCGCGCCTGGAGCATGAACGGCAACCATATGGCCGAAGAGCCCCTGTGCACCTATCAGCCCAAGCGCGCCACGGGCGCAAAGTGA
- the ahbA gene encoding siroheme decarboxylase subunit alpha has product MTDAPEYCGPHTTQEALDETDRRLLDIIQTAFPLTPRPYADLGTLLGIPEEEALERVRSLRERRVIRRLGANFQSGKLGFVSTLCAAKVPDDKMDDFVHEVNARPGITHNYLREHNYNIWFTLISPSREDERATLDDITARTGIPILNLPATRLFKIRVDFRMQD; this is encoded by the coding sequence ATGACGGACGCCCCTGAATACTGCGGTCCCCACACCACGCAGGAAGCCCTGGACGAGACCGACCGCCGCCTGCTGGACATCATCCAGACGGCCTTTCCCCTGACGCCCCGCCCCTATGCCGACCTGGGCACGCTGCTGGGCATCCCGGAGGAGGAGGCCCTGGAGCGCGTGCGCAGCCTGCGCGAGCGGCGCGTCATCCGCCGCCTGGGTGCCAACTTCCAGTCCGGCAAGCTGGGATTCGTCTCCACCCTCTGCGCGGCCAAGGTGCCCGATGACAAGATGGACGACTTCGTACACGAAGTGAACGCCCGTCCCGGCATCACGCACAACTACCTGCGCGAGCACAACTACAACATCTGGTTCACGCTCATCAGTCCCTCGCGGGAAGACGAGCGCGCCACGCTGGATGACATCACGGCCCGTACGGGCATCCCCATCCTCAACCTGCCCGCCACGCGTTTGTTCAAGATCCGCGTGGACTTCCGCATGCAGGACTGA
- the ppk1 gene encoding polyphosphate kinase 1, giving the protein MTSQIVLKYPEQPCSPEDMQDLSCPNLFLNREINWLDFNAKVLDEALSPRQPLLEQLKFLAIFYNNLDEFFMVRVANILRQYRNGAPNGSADRITPAKQLAEIRRRTLLLTSRAQSHWLKSLAPQLLERGVRIVRYTDLSEKQRRFLDGYFRNEIYPVLTPQAIDPGHPFPTISTTCLNFIIQLRNRDNESRFVRLKCPNNLSRFIFIPRNKEAKTYASLGFDPNVRGDDIVLLEDLMAQYLGLLFPGHTVVSSALFRITRNTDLEIEEDEADDLLEAVRDLVEQRRFGDVVRLEIAHKASRELVDFLARRLRLQPFQIYRIKGPMGFSEFMTLYNVDRPQLKTPGIQGHISRLFQEGDMFGHLRKRDVVLFHPYDSFKAVLDFIRRACEDPNVLAIKQTLYRAGNDSPIVRALIEARRRGKQVVAVVELKARFDEERNITWAEELEKEGVNVVYGFIGLKVHAKLCLVVRREAGHITRYVHIGTGNYNASTAKIYTDMGLITSNEDICADVTDLFNVMTGYADRDLYRKLLVSPQAMRGPLMEMIRREIELHKRYGNGEIIFKCNQLVDAGIIRALYRASMAGVRVRLQVRGICCLRPGLPGISENITVTSIVGRFLEHSRIYWFHANGEDIMYIGSADLMPRNLDHRIEVLTPILDPELRRKIREDILEVHLADNVQTWQLQADATYTRLKPSSKEAAVNAQERMIAQHISRDDI; this is encoded by the coding sequence ATGACCTCCCAGATAGTCCTCAAGTATCCTGAGCAACCCTGCTCGCCCGAAGACATGCAGGACCTTTCCTGCCCCAACCTTTTCCTCAACCGGGAAATCAACTGGCTGGACTTCAACGCCAAGGTTCTGGACGAGGCCCTCTCGCCCCGGCAGCCCCTGCTGGAACAGCTCAAATTCCTTGCCATCTTCTATAACAACCTCGACGAATTCTTCATGGTCCGCGTGGCCAACATCCTGCGCCAGTACCGCAACGGCGCCCCCAACGGCTCGGCCGACCGCATCACGCCGGCCAAGCAGCTGGCCGAGATACGCCGCCGCACCCTGCTGCTGACCTCACGCGCGCAGAGCCACTGGCTCAAGAGCCTGGCCCCGCAATTGCTGGAAAGGGGCGTGCGCATCGTGCGCTACACCGATCTTTCGGAAAAGCAGCGCCGCTTCCTGGACGGCTATTTCCGCAACGAGATCTATCCCGTGCTCACGCCCCAGGCCATCGACCCGGGGCACCCCTTCCCCACCATCTCCACCACCTGCCTCAACTTCATCATCCAGCTGCGCAACCGCGACAACGAATCGCGCTTCGTGCGCCTGAAGTGCCCCAACAACCTCTCGCGCTTCATCTTCATCCCGCGCAACAAGGAGGCCAAGACCTACGCCTCCCTGGGCTTCGACCCCAACGTGCGCGGTGACGACATCGTGCTGCTGGAAGACCTCATGGCCCAGTATCTGGGCCTGCTCTTCCCCGGCCATACGGTGGTCAGCTCCGCCCTGTTCCGCATCACCCGCAACACCGATCTTGAGATCGAAGAGGACGAGGCCGACGACCTGCTGGAAGCCGTGCGCGACCTGGTGGAACAGCGCCGCTTCGGCGACGTGGTGCGGCTGGAGATCGCCCACAAGGCCTCGCGCGAGCTGGTGGACTTTCTGGCCCGGCGCCTGCGCCTGCAACCCTTCCAGATCTACCGCATCAAGGGGCCCATGGGCTTTTCCGAATTCATGACCCTCTATAATGTGGACCGGCCCCAGCTCAAGACGCCCGGCATCCAGGGGCACATCTCGCGCCTGTTCCAGGAAGGCGACATGTTCGGCCACCTGCGCAAGCGGGACGTGGTGCTCTTCCATCCCTACGACAGCTTCAAGGCCGTGCTGGACTTCATCCGCCGCGCCTGCGAGGACCCCAACGTTCTGGCCATCAAGCAGACCCTGTACCGTGCGGGCAACGATTCGCCCATCGTGCGCGCCCTCATCGAGGCCCGGCGCCGCGGCAAACAGGTGGTGGCCGTGGTGGAGCTCAAGGCCCGCTTCGACGAGGAGCGCAACATTACCTGGGCCGAAGAGCTGGAAAAGGAAGGCGTCAACGTGGTCTACGGCTTCATCGGCCTGAAGGTGCACGCCAAGCTCTGCCTGGTGGTGCGCCGCGAAGCCGGGCACATCACGCGCTATGTCCACATCGGCACGGGCAACTACAATGCCTCCACGGCCAAGATCTACACGGACATGGGCCTCATCACCTCCAATGAGGACATCTGCGCCGACGTCACCGACCTGTTCAACGTCATGACCGGCTATGCGGACCGCGACCTGTACCGCAAGCTGCTGGTCTCGCCCCAGGCCATGCGCGGCCCGCTCATGGAGATGATCCGCCGCGAGATCGAGCTGCACAAGCGCTACGGCAACGGCGAGATCATCTTCAAGTGCAACCAGCTGGTGGATGCGGGCATCATCCGCGCCCTGTACCGGGCCTCCATGGCCGGTGTGCGCGTGCGTTTGCAGGTGCGCGGCATCTGCTGTCTGCGCCCCGGCCTGCCGGGCATCAGCGAGAACATCACGGTCACCAGCATCGTGGGCCGCTTCCTGGAGCACTCGCGCATCTACTGGTTCCATGCCAACGGCGAAGACATCATGTACATCGGCAGCGCGGACCTCATGCCGCGCAACCTCGACCACCGCATCGAGGTCCTGACCCCCATCCTCGATCCCGAACTGCGCCGCAAGATCCGCGAGGACATCCTCGAAGTCCACCTGGCGGACAACGTCCAGACCTGGCAGCTGCAGGCCGATGCCACCTATACGCGGCTCAAGCCCTCCAGCAAGGAGGCTGCCGTCAACGCGCAGGAACGCATGATCGCCCAACATATCAGCAGGGACGATATCTGA
- a CDS encoding HD domain-containing protein codes for MATKKRPAGKTGSSTSRSRQQRQGQSSTTTAAPRNDSAELLQASLPGTDTPQPAPEAAEAPAVTPVVAEEAAPEQPKECAAAAPEVQAGCPEETMKEEAVPAEEPERAPAEAPVTAQEAPAPDAGAEQEAAAPQKKARKKDKEEKKAKTGKKRVKVAGPETADAAHDWTPLPCEALLEHLLPGSPELEATRRHGQHVAHLAEQLFDQLQPLHGLDGRWLYRLRIACCLHDIGFASGRKGHHKKGMRIVEQDTSLALLPEDRSLVAQLVRYHRKAWPAMRHRRFAALGKKDREALNKAAALIRMADALDYRHMEAVRDVAIDLQPGKVVLTLSGAQDCAPEQDRLLVKGDLFMHIFGVELECVCPIL; via the coding sequence ATGGCTACCAAAAAACGCCCCGCCGGCAAGACCGGCAGCAGCACCAGCCGCAGCCGGCAGCAGCGCCAGGGGCAGAGCTCTACCACCACCGCCGCTCCCCGCAACGACAGCGCCGAACTTCTCCAGGCTTCCCTGCCCGGCACGGACACGCCGCAGCCCGCTCCCGAAGCCGCCGAAGCGCCTGCCGTGACGCCGGTCGTCGCGGAAGAGGCTGCCCCGGAGCAGCCGAAGGAGTGCGCGGCCGCTGCCCCCGAAGTGCAGGCAGGCTGCCCTGAAGAAACGATGAAGGAGGAAGCGGTCCCCGCCGAAGAGCCCGAACGGGCTCCGGCCGAAGCGCCCGTGACGGCGCAGGAAGCTCCGGCGCCGGACGCCGGAGCGGAGCAGGAAGCCGCCGCTCCCCAAAAGAAAGCCAGGAAAAAGGACAAGGAAGAAAAGAAGGCCAAGACGGGCAAGAAGCGCGTCAAGGTCGCCGGTCCCGAAACGGCCGATGCCGCCCACGACTGGACGCCCCTGCCCTGCGAGGCCCTGCTGGAGCACCTGCTGCCGGGCAGCCCCGAGCTGGAAGCCACCCGCCGTCACGGCCAGCATGTGGCCCATCTGGCGGAACAGCTCTTCGACCAGCTCCAGCCCCTGCACGGTCTGGACGGCCGCTGGCTCTACCGCCTGCGCATCGCCTGCTGCCTGCATGACATCGGCTTCGCTTCCGGGCGCAAGGGCCACCACAAAAAGGGCATGCGCATCGTGGAGCAGGACACCAGCCTGGCCCTGCTGCCCGAAGACCGCTCCCTGGTGGCCCAGCTCGTCCGTTATCACCGCAAGGCCTGGCCCGCCATGCGCCACCGCCGTTTCGCCGCCCTGGGCAAGAAGGACCGCGAGGCCCTGAACAAGGCCGCGGCCCTCATCCGCATGGCCGACGCCCTGGATTACCGCCACATGGAAGCCGTGCGCGACGTGGCCATCGACCTGCAGCCCGGCAAGGTGGTGCTGACCCTGAGCGGCGCCCAGGACTGCGCCCCCGAGCAGGACCGCCTGCTGGTCAAGGGCGATCTGTTCATGCACATCTTTGGCGTGGAGCTGGAGTGCGTATGTCCCATCCTGTAG